One window of Carboxydocella sporoproducens DSM 16521 genomic DNA carries:
- the dnaB gene encoding replicative DNA helicase, which translates to MAMDRVPPHNLDAEQSVLGSMLLDQEAVFKAMEIIRAEDFYRDAHRLIFEAICDLADRSEPVDIITVAEELRQRGQLDKVGGAAYIATLSGIVPTAANVEYYARIIREKSLLRALISAATRIAQLGYEGEAEAEEILMQAEKMIYDLSQRKASRTFATMHEILMETFDRIEYLYQNKGDVTGVPTGFIDLDRLTSGLQPSDLIIVAARPAMGKTSFCLNIAQHAAIKAGIPVAIFSLEMSREQLVQRMLCSEAMVDQHRLRTGQLTEQDWPRLVRAVGPMAQAPIFIDDTVGISVLEMRAKCRRLKAEHGLGLVIIDYLQLMQGSRRSESRQQEISEISRALKGLARELNVPVIALSQLSRAVEQTHDKRPNLSHLRESGAIEQDADIVSFIYREEYYNPDTEKKGIAEIIIAKHRNGPVGSVELGFLNEFTKFVNLERQGA; encoded by the coding sequence CTGGCAATGGACAGAGTTCCACCCCATAACCTGGATGCGGAACAATCAGTGCTGGGTTCAATGCTGCTGGACCAGGAAGCAGTTTTTAAAGCTATGGAAATCATCCGGGCCGAGGATTTTTACCGGGATGCCCATCGCCTGATTTTTGAGGCCATTTGTGACCTGGCCGACCGCAGTGAACCGGTGGATATTATCACTGTAGCCGAAGAACTGCGACAGCGCGGTCAGCTGGATAAAGTGGGTGGTGCCGCCTATATAGCCACCTTGAGTGGAATCGTGCCCACTGCCGCCAATGTGGAATACTATGCCCGCATTATCAGGGAAAAGTCCTTGCTGCGGGCCCTGATTTCCGCAGCCACCCGCATTGCTCAGCTGGGTTATGAAGGTGAGGCTGAAGCTGAGGAAATTTTAATGCAGGCGGAAAAGATGATTTATGACCTTTCCCAGCGCAAGGCCAGCCGCACCTTTGCTACCATGCATGAGATTTTGATGGAAACCTTCGACCGCATTGAGTATCTTTACCAGAACAAGGGAGATGTGACCGGGGTTCCCACCGGGTTTATCGATCTGGATCGCTTGACTTCCGGCCTGCAACCCTCAGATCTGATCATCGTGGCAGCACGGCCGGCCATGGGCAAAACCAGTTTCTGTCTCAATATTGCCCAGCATGCGGCCATTAAGGCGGGTATACCGGTAGCCATTTTCAGCCTGGAGATGTCCAGGGAACAGCTGGTGCAGCGGATGCTCTGTTCTGAGGCCATGGTGGACCAGCATCGTTTGCGCACCGGTCAACTGACGGAACAGGACTGGCCCCGCCTGGTGCGGGCCGTTGGTCCTATGGCCCAGGCCCCGATTTTCATCGATGATACTGTGGGCATTTCGGTGCTGGAAATGCGGGCCAAATGCCGGCGCCTGAAGGCAGAGCACGGCCTGGGCCTGGTTATCATCGATTACCTGCAGTTAATGCAGGGCAGCCGCCGCAGTGAAAGCCGCCAGCAGGAGATTTCCGAGATCTCCCGCGCCCTCAAGGGGCTGGCCCGGGAGCTGAATGTGCCGGTAATCGCCCTTTCCCAGTTGAGCCGGGCGGTGGAGCAAACCCATGATAAGAGGCCCAACCTCAGCCACCTGCGGGAATCCGGTGCTATTGAGCAGGATGCGGATATCGTATCTTTTATTTACCGGGAGGAATACTATAATCCCGATACTGAGAAAAAGGGGATTGCCGAAATTATCATCGCCAAGCACCGGAATGGCCCGGTCGGCAGTGTGGAACTGGGCTTTCTCAATGAGTTCACCAAATTTGTTAATTTAGAAAGACAGGGAGCGTGA
- a CDS encoding 4-oxalocrotonate tautomerase yields the protein MPIVQIDMLEGRTLEQKRELVKRVTEAIVETAKCPPEAVKIILREMKPEHLGEAGVLRCDR from the coding sequence ATGCCAATCGTGCAAATTGATATGCTGGAAGGTAGAACTCTGGAACAAAAGCGGGAACTGGTCAAGCGAGTAACTGAAGCTATTGTGGAAACCGCCAAATGCCCGCCGGAAGCGGTGAAAATCATCCTGCGGGAAATGAAGCCGGAACACCTGGGAGAAGCAGGGGTGCTGCGCTGCGACCGGTAA